A region of Cheilinus undulatus linkage group 10, ASM1832078v1, whole genome shotgun sequence DNA encodes the following proteins:
- the bod1l1 gene encoding biorientation of chromosomes in cell division protein 1-like 1 isoform X1 → MAGLPPGDPQLVSMIVNHLKTQGLFDQFRRDCLADVDTKPAYLNLKQRVDNFVSNHLSNHTWSPHLNKNQLRNNIRQLVLQSGMLEQGVDRIVAQVVDPKVNHIFRPQVERVVREFLSPGSCSEEPPPPLPLPETKPDSSILEQASSSAPTPSNAMSILDTITSLNQEASVRASSSTDKARKTPDEPMQLVEDGEQDMGTAEEGDRKMLEEAEGSELQQLEVKTEDAQEPMDLGKDASIEEVKMEEEESGAQEQMEEERDKSGSKTSGKPTEEKQDEDQLRSTSQAKQKARERIKEEYFLEDSDLEGLSDITVSSVHTSDLSSFEEESDDEELQSESSEEGELPPDEEGEGAEMKQDKGEDRKPRRKAYVHKPFLYSRYYSDSDDEITVEERRRSAAKDKEERLLKRQQNRERMEEKRKQKALQAEEQDHKKQKSGDSAGFEGPRAKEARKERKVLEKKMALSRKRKLDSRKETDGSSKKKGDAEGSKKVDLKSTAVKTPQPKLLRNLSESASSDERHSRTSGSISEDSSETRKLTDKVRTHSFILELEQGSQEALRQRSVGKFDRSRKELLSKERKEKERSMSDERAKLKQKQEKKPEHQLDEHQQKEAAAVKVFSEEKGDKKPKMKSEKKTPSTPREGKSSASEVQADEGPKDASLKKKAASVEVVKAEKDKDKVREKEKEKSREKAKGEKSSAKGDYKLRPDSTGSSEDRSDMEPAGSDGSKKKDKHSKEVLKRSKSHTEDRPGEKLKSKDSEKEKTRADPDGQKSAKSSSESDKDPRRVKTADKGKILEKSKSKSKEEAKTVSSSKTGQGSEVKSTGGASVSKSEKKKEGSMKEQRKVSEEPLQDKSTKKKLEKKVPEKKDESIEEKKELREDKQEKPEKSSKPPVSSQSLDAELLPKKLSLLQDTSTDSDPVTTTVTTSFSDDTCDALSDITPEPPEGETESRLGEMPAVPVEADALLTLMDVCTSAEARLPPESSREEAMMQDADMKMKEAALTLLSMDPDSTVSSSLMCQDSREEEMNQATLQPVEIAEEEEQQPSVDEQTSSESPFAAAEPSTSQQSTVSEQQTEDFSGTPEKEAGLTVVEMTPAAVLQEVDTTSFTADAPSNEDETKCAEIVPEEQPVAAKEAVDAVVLGSEVGAAAEESVLSPVSVSTEQQQTEPDAKTGPQAGEVDADDGQVEMEVENVEAETTTKEENVATQSHVKTVESLVPEKTEEELRESEPPTPQSKLVKQISNVSSTDSQEDEKTSDLSEKEEKTEGRGRRKRRLSTQKAPAVKETGDEKDESKEQPSAEEPDQGKVAEVRTPRRGRSSKTTEEAEKELAKESEKPGEGPCRGGRRSGAAAVKVENQKKEESNAATSAEHPAETQKSEEESGPKKTGRRGSQVNLSSVPEDPEAAGDSKETSDTGEPAVKRKKSEEEEKTVEGTAPEEETNEDNSGQEQSEQQPDKDRSCSPSESQAEGQEEDKEETCSEKKPEDVEEELQEDQETAPKRPGRRGRPSKAAATTEDADKKDKKAEESEQNDDEEDEDDEKDEDGKGKSTRATTRAASRLEAERNKPSKPSTRASRQNGKEETTAGTRGTRGQAAAAAAKGGRKREASPPAVRTRGGQKSEEPPSKRAKR, encoded by the exons ATGGCAGGTCTACCACCCGGAGACCCTCAGCTGGTCTCAATGATCGTCAACCATTTAAAAACTCAGGGTCTCTTTGACCAGTTCAGGAGGGACTGTCTGGCTGACGTTGATACAAAG CCTGCCTACTTGAACCTAAAACAGAGGGTTGACAACTTTGTCTCTAATCACCTCTCTAACCATACATGGAGCCCTCATTTGAACAAGAACCAGCTGAGAAACAACATCAGACAGCTGGTGTTACA ATCTGGGATGCTGGAGCAGGGAGTCGACAGGATAGTGGCCCAGGTGGTGGATCCCAAAGTCAACCACATCTTCAGACCGCAGGTAGAGAGGGTGGTCCGGGAGTTCCTGTCACCAGGCAGCTGCTCTGAGGAGCCGCCACCTCCGCTTCCTTTACCAGAGACCAAACCAGACAGCAGCATTCTTGAACAAG ccTCATCGTCTGCTCCAACCCCCAGCAATGCCATGTCCATCCTGGACACCATAACCTCCCTGAACCAGGAGGCCAGCGTCAGGGCAAGCTCCAGCACGGATAAAGCACGTAAAACTCCGGACGAGCCCATGCAGCTGGTGGAGGATGGCGAGCAGGACATGGGTACTGCCGAGGAAGGAGACAGGAAGATGCTGGAAGAGGCAGAGGGGTCTGAGCTCCAGCAGTTGGAGGTGAAGACAGAGGACGCTCAGGAACCGATGGATCTGGGGAAAGACGCGTCGATAGAGGAGGTGAAGATGGAAGAGGAGGAGTCAGGAGCTCAGGagcagatggaggaggagagggataAATCTGGAAGCAAAACAAGTGGGAAGCCAACAGAGGAGAAGCAGGATGAGGATCAGCTGAGATCTACGAGTCAGGCTAAGCAGAAGGCCCGAGAGAGGATAAAGGAAG AATACTTTTTGGAGGACTCGGACCTGGAGGGGCTGAGTGACATCACGGTGAGCTCGGTCCACACCAGCGACCTGTCGTCCTTCGAGGAGGAGAGCGATGATGAAGAGCTGCAGTCTGAATCCTCTGAAGAGGGCGAGCTTCCACCAGATG agGAAGGTGAGGGAGCAGAGATGAAACAGGACAAAGGAGAAGATCGCAAACCTCGCCGTAAGGCCTACGTTCACAAGCCCTTCCTCTACTCCCGTTACTATAGCGACTCGGATGATGAGATCACCGTGGAGGAACGTCGCAGATCTGCG gcaaaagacaaagaagaacGTCTGCTGAAGAGACAACAGAACCGAGAGCGGATggaagaaaagaggaaacagaaagctctGCAGGCTGAGGAGCAGG atcacaaaaaacaaaagagtgGAGACTCCGCCGGGTTCGAGGGCCCCCGAGCCAAAGAGGCTCGCAAAGAAAGGAAGGTTCTGGAGAAGAAAATGGCTCTGAGCAGGAAGAGGAAGCTGGACTCAAG GAAGGAGACGGATGGTTCTAGCAAGAAGAAAGGAGATGCAGAAGGATCCAAGAAAGTG GATTTAAAATCTACAGCAGTAAAGACACCACAACCAAAACTGCTTAGAAATCTGTCAGAGTCGGCGTCATCTGACGAGAGACACAGCAGGACGAGCGGCAGCATCTCTGAAGACTCCAGTGAAACCAGAAAGCTCACAGACAAAGTCCGAACACACTCCTTCATCCTGGAGCTGGAGCAAGGTTCCCAGGAGGCGCTCAGACAACGCTCTGTTGGGAAGTTTGACCGCTCTCGCAAGGAACTTCTCTCTAAAGAACGCAAAGAGAAAGAACGCAGCATGTCAGACGAGCGTGCCAAGCTCAAACAAAAGCAGGAGAAGAAACCCGAgcatcagctggatgagcatCAGCAGAAAGAAGCGGCTGCTGTTAAAGTTTTCTCTGAGGAAAAAGGAGACAAGAAACCGAAGATGAAGAGTGAGAAGAAGACCCCATCAACCCCAAGAGAAGGAAAGTCGTCTGCATCAGAAGTTCAGGCAGATGAGGGTCCGAAAGACGCTTCTCTCAAAAAGAAAGCTGCATCTGTGGAGGTGGTCAAAGCAGAGAAGGACAAAGACAAAGTCAGggaaaaggagaaagagaagagcagagaaaaGGCCAAAGGAGAGAAGAGTTCAGCTAAAGGGGATTACAAGCTCCGGCCTGATTCTACCGGGTCCTCTGAGGATCGATCCGACATGGAGCCTGCTGGGTCTGATGGCAGCAAGAAGAAAGATAAACACTCCAAAGAGGTGCTGAAGAGGTCCAAGAGCCACACCGAGGACCGACCAGGAGAGAAACTCAAATCTAAAGACAGTGAGAAGGAAAAGACCAGAGCAGATCCAGACGGCCAGAAATCAGCGAAGTCCAGCTCTGAGAGTGACAAAGATCCAAGACGAGTCAAGACTGCAGATAAAGGAAAAATCCTAGAAAAATCTAAATCCAAATCCAAAGAGGAAGCAAAGACGGTGTCGTCGTCAAAGACAGGTCAGGGTTCAGAGGTCAAAAGTACAGGAGGAGCATCAGTCAGCAAAtctgagaagaagaaggagggaaGTATGAAAGAACAGCGTAAAGTCTCAGAGGAACCTCTCCAGGACAAATCCACAAAGAAAAAACTGGAGAAGAAAGTCCCAGAAAAGAAAGACGAGAGCATTGAGGAAAAGAAAGAGCTCAGAGAGGACAAACAGGAAAAACCGGAGAAGTCCTCAAAGCCTCCAGTTTCCTCTCAGAGCCTCGATGCAGAGCTTCTACCCAAGAAACTGTCTCTTCTCCAGGACACCAGCACGGACTCTGACCCCGTCACCACCACCGTCACCACCTCCTTCTCTGACGACACCTGCGATGCTTTAAGCGATATCACACCTGAGCCACCGGAGGGCGAAACCGAGTCCAGGCTCGGGGAGATGCCAGCTGTTCCGGTGGAGGCTGACGCGCTGCTGACGCTCATGGACGTCTGCACCTCTGCAGAGGCGAGACTTCCAcctgagagcagcagagaggaggcaATGATGCAGGACGCCGATATGAAGATGAAAGAAGCCGCTCTGACGCTGCTCTCCATGGATCCGGACAGCACTGTGTCCTCCAGCTTAATGTGCCAAGATTCAAGAGAAGAAGAGATGAACCAGGCCACTCTTCAGCCAGTGGAAATAGCTGAGGAAGAAGAGCAGCAGCCTTCAGTAGACGAGCAGACAAGCTCTGAATCTCCGTTTGCAGCCGCAGAACCATCAACATCTCAGCAAAGCACTGTGTCTGAACAACAAACTGAAG ATTTCTCTGGCACTCCAGAGAAAGAGGCAGGTTTGACTGTGGTTGAAATGACTCCGGCTGCTGTTCTGCAG GAGGTTGATACTACTTCATTTACTGCTGATGCTCCATCAAATGAGGACGAAACCAAATGTGCAGAGATTGTTCCAGAAGAACAGCCAGTCGCTGCAAAGGAAG CAGTGGATGCGGTTGTGTTGGGGTCAGAGGTCGGAGCAGCTGCAGAGGAAAGTGTGCTTTCACCTGTTTCTGTTTCTACTGAGCAAC AGCAAACTGAGCCAGATGCAAAAACAGGCCCTCAG GCAGGGGAGGTGGATGCTGACGACGGCCAGGTTGAGATGGAGGTGGAGAATG TTGAAGCTGAGACGACTACAAAGGAAGAAAACGTGGCAACACAGAGTCATGTGAAAACC GTGGAGTCGCTCGTCCCTGAGAAGACTGAagaagagctcagagagagcGAACCTCCGACGCCTCAGTCCAAGCTGGTTAAGCAAATCA gtAATGTCTCCAGCACGGACAGTCAGGAGGACGAGAAGACGTCTGACCTATCAGAGAAG GAAGAGAAGACGGAGGGAAGAGGAAGACGCAAACGAAGACTGTCGACTCAGAAAGCTCCAGCAGTGAAGGAGACTG GTGATGAGAAGGATGAAAGTAAAGAGCAGCCATCAGCAGAG GAACCTGACCAGGGTAAGGTTGCAGAAGTCAGAACGCCACGCCGCGGTCGATCATCGAAAACCACCGAGGAGGCAGAGAAGGAACTCGCTAAAGAATCTGAAAAACCAGGGGAGGGTCCGTGCCGTGGGGGGAGACGCTCAGGAGCAGCAGCCGTTAAAGTTG aGAAtcagaagaaagaggagagcaACGCAGCAACGTCAGCAGAACATCCAGCAGAGACCCAA AAATCTGAGGAGGAAAGTGGACCAAAGAAAACGGGACGGAGAGGAAGTCAAGTCAATCTCTCGTCTGTTCCTGAAGATCCTGAGGCTGCAGGAGACTCCAAAGAGACCTCAGACACAG GTGAACCAGCGGTGAAGAGGAAGAagtcagaggaagaggagaaaactGTGGAG GGAACGGCGCCTGAAGAGGAGACGAATGAGGACAACAGTGGACAGGAACAAAGTGAACAACAGCCTGACAAAGACAGaa GTTGTTCTCCATCTGAGAGCCAGGCAGAAGGTCAGGAGGAGGACAAAGAGGAGACGTGTAGCGAGAAGAAACCAGAGGat GTAGAGGAGGAGCTGCAGGAAGACCAGGAGACTGCCCCAAAGAGACCTGGTCGGAGGGGACGGCCGTCAAAGGCAGCAGCAACCACAGAGGATGCAG ataaaaaagacaaaaaggcagAAGAGAGCGAGCAGAATGATGACGAAGAGGACGAGGATGATGAGAAAGACGAGGATGGAAAAGGAAAATCAACGAGAGCGACCACACGGGCAGCATCCCGTCTAGAAGCTGAGAG AAACAAGCCAAGCAAACCATCGACCCGGGCGAGCCGACAGAACGGTAAAGAAGAGACCACAGCTGGCACGCG CGGGACCAGAGGCCAGGCGGCGGCTGCGGCAGCGAAGGGGGGCCGCAAAAGGGAGGCCAGCCCCCCTGCTGTGCGAACGCGGGGCGGACAGAAATCAGAGGAGCCCCCGTCCAAGAGAGCCAAACGCTAA
- the bod1l1 gene encoding biorientation of chromosomes in cell division protein 1-like 1 isoform X2, which translates to MAGLPPGDPQLVSMIVNHLKTQGLFDQFRRDCLADVDTKPAYLNLKQRVDNFVSNHLSNHTWSPHLNKNQLRNNIRQLVLQSGMLEQGVDRIVAQVVDPKVNHIFRPQVERVVREFLSPGSCSEEPPPPLPLPETKPDSSILEQASSSAPTPSNAMSILDTITSLNQEASVRASSSTDKARKTPDEPMQLVEDGEQDMGTAEEGDRKMLEEAEGSELQQLEVKTEDAQEPMDLGKDASIEEVKMEEEESGAQEQMEEERDKSGSKTSGKPTEEKQDEDQLRSTSQAKQKARERIKEEYFLEDSDLEGLSDITVSSVHTSDLSSFEEESDDEELQSESSEEGELPPDEEGEGAEMKQDKGEDRKPRRKAYVHKPFLYSRYYSDSDDEITVEERRRSAAKDKEERLLKRQQNRERMEEKRKQKALQAEEQDHKKQKSGDSAGFEGPRAKEARKERKVLEKKMALSRKRKLDSRKETDGSSKKKGDAEGSKKVDLKSTAVKTPQPKLLRNLSESASSDERHSRTSGSISEDSSETRKLTDKVRTHSFILELEQGSQEALRQRSVGKFDRSRKELLSKERKEKERSMSDERAKLKQKQEKKPEHQLDEHQQKEAAAVKVFSEEKGDKKPKMKSEKKTPSTPREGKSSASEVQADEGPKDASLKKKAASVEVVKAEKDKDKVREKEKEKSREKAKGEKSSAKGDYKLRPDSTGSSEDRSDMEPAGSDGSKKKDKHSKEVLKRSKSHTEDRPGEKLKSKDSEKEKTRADPDGQKSAKSSSESDKDPRRVKTADKGKILEKSKSKSKEEAKTVSSSKTGQGSEVKSTGGASVSKSEKKKEGSMKEQRKVSEEPLQDKSTKKKLEKKVPEKKDESIEEKKELREDKQEKPEKSSKPPVSSQSLDAELLPKKLSLLQDTSTDSDPVTTTVTTSFSDDTCDALSDITPEPPEGETESRLGEMPAVPVEADALLTLMDVCTSAEARLPPESSREEAMMQDADMKMKEAALTLLSMDPDSTVSSSLMCQDSREEEMNQATLQPVEIAEEEEQQPSVDEQTSSESPFAAAEPSTSQQSTVSEQQTEDFSGTPEKEAGLTVVEMTPAAVLQEVDTTSFTADAPSNEDETKCAEIVPEEQPVAAKEVDAVVLGSEVGAAAEESVLSPVSVSTEQQQTEPDAKTGPQAGEVDADDGQVEMEVENVEAETTTKEENVATQSHVKTVESLVPEKTEEELRESEPPTPQSKLVKQISNVSSTDSQEDEKTSDLSEKEEKTEGRGRRKRRLSTQKAPAVKETGDEKDESKEQPSAEEPDQGKVAEVRTPRRGRSSKTTEEAEKELAKESEKPGEGPCRGGRRSGAAAVKVENQKKEESNAATSAEHPAETQKSEEESGPKKTGRRGSQVNLSSVPEDPEAAGDSKETSDTGEPAVKRKKSEEEEKTVEGTAPEEETNEDNSGQEQSEQQPDKDRSCSPSESQAEGQEEDKEETCSEKKPEDVEEELQEDQETAPKRPGRRGRPSKAAATTEDADKKDKKAEESEQNDDEEDEDDEKDEDGKGKSTRATTRAASRLEAERNKPSKPSTRASRQNGKEETTAGTRGTRGQAAAAAAKGGRKREASPPAVRTRGGQKSEEPPSKRAKR; encoded by the exons ATGGCAGGTCTACCACCCGGAGACCCTCAGCTGGTCTCAATGATCGTCAACCATTTAAAAACTCAGGGTCTCTTTGACCAGTTCAGGAGGGACTGTCTGGCTGACGTTGATACAAAG CCTGCCTACTTGAACCTAAAACAGAGGGTTGACAACTTTGTCTCTAATCACCTCTCTAACCATACATGGAGCCCTCATTTGAACAAGAACCAGCTGAGAAACAACATCAGACAGCTGGTGTTACA ATCTGGGATGCTGGAGCAGGGAGTCGACAGGATAGTGGCCCAGGTGGTGGATCCCAAAGTCAACCACATCTTCAGACCGCAGGTAGAGAGGGTGGTCCGGGAGTTCCTGTCACCAGGCAGCTGCTCTGAGGAGCCGCCACCTCCGCTTCCTTTACCAGAGACCAAACCAGACAGCAGCATTCTTGAACAAG ccTCATCGTCTGCTCCAACCCCCAGCAATGCCATGTCCATCCTGGACACCATAACCTCCCTGAACCAGGAGGCCAGCGTCAGGGCAAGCTCCAGCACGGATAAAGCACGTAAAACTCCGGACGAGCCCATGCAGCTGGTGGAGGATGGCGAGCAGGACATGGGTACTGCCGAGGAAGGAGACAGGAAGATGCTGGAAGAGGCAGAGGGGTCTGAGCTCCAGCAGTTGGAGGTGAAGACAGAGGACGCTCAGGAACCGATGGATCTGGGGAAAGACGCGTCGATAGAGGAGGTGAAGATGGAAGAGGAGGAGTCAGGAGCTCAGGagcagatggaggaggagagggataAATCTGGAAGCAAAACAAGTGGGAAGCCAACAGAGGAGAAGCAGGATGAGGATCAGCTGAGATCTACGAGTCAGGCTAAGCAGAAGGCCCGAGAGAGGATAAAGGAAG AATACTTTTTGGAGGACTCGGACCTGGAGGGGCTGAGTGACATCACGGTGAGCTCGGTCCACACCAGCGACCTGTCGTCCTTCGAGGAGGAGAGCGATGATGAAGAGCTGCAGTCTGAATCCTCTGAAGAGGGCGAGCTTCCACCAGATG agGAAGGTGAGGGAGCAGAGATGAAACAGGACAAAGGAGAAGATCGCAAACCTCGCCGTAAGGCCTACGTTCACAAGCCCTTCCTCTACTCCCGTTACTATAGCGACTCGGATGATGAGATCACCGTGGAGGAACGTCGCAGATCTGCG gcaaaagacaaagaagaacGTCTGCTGAAGAGACAACAGAACCGAGAGCGGATggaagaaaagaggaaacagaaagctctGCAGGCTGAGGAGCAGG atcacaaaaaacaaaagagtgGAGACTCCGCCGGGTTCGAGGGCCCCCGAGCCAAAGAGGCTCGCAAAGAAAGGAAGGTTCTGGAGAAGAAAATGGCTCTGAGCAGGAAGAGGAAGCTGGACTCAAG GAAGGAGACGGATGGTTCTAGCAAGAAGAAAGGAGATGCAGAAGGATCCAAGAAAGTG GATTTAAAATCTACAGCAGTAAAGACACCACAACCAAAACTGCTTAGAAATCTGTCAGAGTCGGCGTCATCTGACGAGAGACACAGCAGGACGAGCGGCAGCATCTCTGAAGACTCCAGTGAAACCAGAAAGCTCACAGACAAAGTCCGAACACACTCCTTCATCCTGGAGCTGGAGCAAGGTTCCCAGGAGGCGCTCAGACAACGCTCTGTTGGGAAGTTTGACCGCTCTCGCAAGGAACTTCTCTCTAAAGAACGCAAAGAGAAAGAACGCAGCATGTCAGACGAGCGTGCCAAGCTCAAACAAAAGCAGGAGAAGAAACCCGAgcatcagctggatgagcatCAGCAGAAAGAAGCGGCTGCTGTTAAAGTTTTCTCTGAGGAAAAAGGAGACAAGAAACCGAAGATGAAGAGTGAGAAGAAGACCCCATCAACCCCAAGAGAAGGAAAGTCGTCTGCATCAGAAGTTCAGGCAGATGAGGGTCCGAAAGACGCTTCTCTCAAAAAGAAAGCTGCATCTGTGGAGGTGGTCAAAGCAGAGAAGGACAAAGACAAAGTCAGggaaaaggagaaagagaagagcagagaaaaGGCCAAAGGAGAGAAGAGTTCAGCTAAAGGGGATTACAAGCTCCGGCCTGATTCTACCGGGTCCTCTGAGGATCGATCCGACATGGAGCCTGCTGGGTCTGATGGCAGCAAGAAGAAAGATAAACACTCCAAAGAGGTGCTGAAGAGGTCCAAGAGCCACACCGAGGACCGACCAGGAGAGAAACTCAAATCTAAAGACAGTGAGAAGGAAAAGACCAGAGCAGATCCAGACGGCCAGAAATCAGCGAAGTCCAGCTCTGAGAGTGACAAAGATCCAAGACGAGTCAAGACTGCAGATAAAGGAAAAATCCTAGAAAAATCTAAATCCAAATCCAAAGAGGAAGCAAAGACGGTGTCGTCGTCAAAGACAGGTCAGGGTTCAGAGGTCAAAAGTACAGGAGGAGCATCAGTCAGCAAAtctgagaagaagaaggagggaaGTATGAAAGAACAGCGTAAAGTCTCAGAGGAACCTCTCCAGGACAAATCCACAAAGAAAAAACTGGAGAAGAAAGTCCCAGAAAAGAAAGACGAGAGCATTGAGGAAAAGAAAGAGCTCAGAGAGGACAAACAGGAAAAACCGGAGAAGTCCTCAAAGCCTCCAGTTTCCTCTCAGAGCCTCGATGCAGAGCTTCTACCCAAGAAACTGTCTCTTCTCCAGGACACCAGCACGGACTCTGACCCCGTCACCACCACCGTCACCACCTCCTTCTCTGACGACACCTGCGATGCTTTAAGCGATATCACACCTGAGCCACCGGAGGGCGAAACCGAGTCCAGGCTCGGGGAGATGCCAGCTGTTCCGGTGGAGGCTGACGCGCTGCTGACGCTCATGGACGTCTGCACCTCTGCAGAGGCGAGACTTCCAcctgagagcagcagagaggaggcaATGATGCAGGACGCCGATATGAAGATGAAAGAAGCCGCTCTGACGCTGCTCTCCATGGATCCGGACAGCACTGTGTCCTCCAGCTTAATGTGCCAAGATTCAAGAGAAGAAGAGATGAACCAGGCCACTCTTCAGCCAGTGGAAATAGCTGAGGAAGAAGAGCAGCAGCCTTCAGTAGACGAGCAGACAAGCTCTGAATCTCCGTTTGCAGCCGCAGAACCATCAACATCTCAGCAAAGCACTGTGTCTGAACAACAAACTGAAG ATTTCTCTGGCACTCCAGAGAAAGAGGCAGGTTTGACTGTGGTTGAAATGACTCCGGCTGCTGTTCTGCAG GAGGTTGATACTACTTCATTTACTGCTGATGCTCCATCAAATGAGGACGAAACCAAATGTGCAGAGATTGTTCCAGAAGAACAGCCAGTCGCTGCAAAGGAAG TGGATGCGGTTGTGTTGGGGTCAGAGGTCGGAGCAGCTGCAGAGGAAAGTGTGCTTTCACCTGTTTCTGTTTCTACTGAGCAAC AGCAAACTGAGCCAGATGCAAAAACAGGCCCTCAG GCAGGGGAGGTGGATGCTGACGACGGCCAGGTTGAGATGGAGGTGGAGAATG TTGAAGCTGAGACGACTACAAAGGAAGAAAACGTGGCAACACAGAGTCATGTGAAAACC GTGGAGTCGCTCGTCCCTGAGAAGACTGAagaagagctcagagagagcGAACCTCCGACGCCTCAGTCCAAGCTGGTTAAGCAAATCA gtAATGTCTCCAGCACGGACAGTCAGGAGGACGAGAAGACGTCTGACCTATCAGAGAAG GAAGAGAAGACGGAGGGAAGAGGAAGACGCAAACGAAGACTGTCGACTCAGAAAGCTCCAGCAGTGAAGGAGACTG GTGATGAGAAGGATGAAAGTAAAGAGCAGCCATCAGCAGAG GAACCTGACCAGGGTAAGGTTGCAGAAGTCAGAACGCCACGCCGCGGTCGATCATCGAAAACCACCGAGGAGGCAGAGAAGGAACTCGCTAAAGAATCTGAAAAACCAGGGGAGGGTCCGTGCCGTGGGGGGAGACGCTCAGGAGCAGCAGCCGTTAAAGTTG aGAAtcagaagaaagaggagagcaACGCAGCAACGTCAGCAGAACATCCAGCAGAGACCCAA AAATCTGAGGAGGAAAGTGGACCAAAGAAAACGGGACGGAGAGGAAGTCAAGTCAATCTCTCGTCTGTTCCTGAAGATCCTGAGGCTGCAGGAGACTCCAAAGAGACCTCAGACACAG GTGAACCAGCGGTGAAGAGGAAGAagtcagaggaagaggagaaaactGTGGAG GGAACGGCGCCTGAAGAGGAGACGAATGAGGACAACAGTGGACAGGAACAAAGTGAACAACAGCCTGACAAAGACAGaa GTTGTTCTCCATCTGAGAGCCAGGCAGAAGGTCAGGAGGAGGACAAAGAGGAGACGTGTAGCGAGAAGAAACCAGAGGat GTAGAGGAGGAGCTGCAGGAAGACCAGGAGACTGCCCCAAAGAGACCTGGTCGGAGGGGACGGCCGTCAAAGGCAGCAGCAACCACAGAGGATGCAG ataaaaaagacaaaaaggcagAAGAGAGCGAGCAGAATGATGACGAAGAGGACGAGGATGATGAGAAAGACGAGGATGGAAAAGGAAAATCAACGAGAGCGACCACACGGGCAGCATCCCGTCTAGAAGCTGAGAG AAACAAGCCAAGCAAACCATCGACCCGGGCGAGCCGACAGAACGGTAAAGAAGAGACCACAGCTGGCACGCG CGGGACCAGAGGCCAGGCGGCGGCTGCGGCAGCGAAGGGGGGCCGCAAAAGGGAGGCCAGCCCCCCTGCTGTGCGAACGCGGGGCGGACAGAAATCAGAGGAGCCCCCGTCCAAGAGAGCCAAACGCTAA